The following nucleotide sequence is from Rhizoctonia solani chromosome 15, complete sequence.
ccatggtgctatacttctgcatgttgtacgcaattctgtgtgggatgggtggtcagttgtcacatgactcaccctcatttaggggatggtggtattgctgtgtgtaaagtacgcaactttttgtaggagggctgatgctttccctgtaatccaccctaacaccatatgtgggttgtgtccacctggttcccaccctgtgccatctcacagttcaccctgcagtgtagcttgggccaccctgcagtgtagcttggttcaacctaccaccaacctactactttgtaataaccttGAACCTTTCTGGTGTCTTACATACAGAAGACGCAGTGGTGAAAACGGTGAGGGTCGTCTTTGTTGACATGAAGTGAATAAAAATTCGTCTCCATCATGTGAGGGCACAACAGAGTTGAAGGCAATGAAATGGCAGACCGACTGGCTAACGAAGGAGCTAGAGCTGTTCCAACCCCCATCTTCAATCGCACTGTTACATGGGCGAGAGAACAGGCAACCCCGAAGACCGCACGCTCATGGAAGAAAATATGGCACGAACACCCTGAGTCCAGAGTCAACTCAAAGTACTACATCCCCTGCCCACCTGCTCTCAAACTACACCCGATCTTCAACTCCAGCAACTTGGGCAGGGACCTCGAGTGCCGCGTCGTCCAATACCTAACAGGACATGGACACTACGGCAAATACCACGCCCAATTCAACCATAACGTCGATCCCAGATGCGCCTGCGGGGAGTCGAACAAGACCATATTCCATTAAACCACCTCCTGTCCCGCTACAGCGGGACACAGGGGATACTTagtgagttttccaccaacattaacgatcccacactgtttggctcccttgCAGGTCTCGAAGCAGTAGCAAAGTTCATTGCCAGAACGGGCATAGGCCGAAGACAAGGAGGCCCGCAGGCAACCGCTCAAACTATGTAGTATatacgcccttacggccgcCACACCATtcccgcccttacggccaCTACCCTGagttaggccttaagccacATGTATGTCGCCGCGCGACGATTTCCTCTTtctctgaccgtgctacTCTCGTGTTTGTTCTCCTTTTGGTTCTGCTGATGTGTTTTCCTCTTGTAGCTTTTACGGTTCGGTCGtgtttgtgagcggtttgcctagttcgcatgtagctcccgtattgtccatatatggacgtgtatcaaaaaaaaaaatctccaTCATGTGACTTACTCGATTCCTCTACgaggccccgaaaatctcgggaacGCTTGGAGATGCTCGTGGAGTGTTTTCAAGTGCTCGCCAACCAATCCGGGTCCGTCGGGTCCTAAagaggaggttcccaaaactgGAACACTCCAGAGTGCTCCAGGGTTTTTGGAGCCCCGTAGAGTCCACCCTCACATCTACCCTCAATGCTCCTACGGCGATAGTGCCCAAACCCCCATTCACTGTCTTTGTAACTGCTCAATAATGAACAAATTTATAGAGACCCTCACCAAAGTTACACCACATTATTGCAACAAACACGAATAGGCCGTACGTGTGAAAGAGCTTAAGATCACTGTCAATAAGTTTATGAGGGATACTAACTACTGGGTTATGTCGTGGCCCTTTGTTCCCTGCGTCATGAGGCTCATAGATGATCAAtaatgcctccttgaatgtCTTGTTGTACATACTAAACCGCTCATTAGAAAAGTTACATTCAACATTTAAGTGGTTCGCAAACATTGGCATATATCTAGTGGCGTATGGGTTCTAATATTACTATAATTGCCCGCCGTCACAGGTTGACTCAGGCTTATTGTCTTTTCCCGAAAGTAGGTCTGGGTACCACGCCAACTCTACtcagaacattttcaatgcAAATTTGCAACGCTTACTATAGCTTTCAACTTCCCACTCGGTATGCATGTCATGTTTATATGGAAAAAGATCATTCAAATTAAATATATTATGTATGTAAAAAATATAGCACCAAAATCTATCTGGGTGTCTATAACTCTTTCTTCTCCGTGGTCGTGGTGGTCGTAACCTCGACCGCGACCCCCCCTAGCCTCTCTACACCATCTTGGTCTTTCTCTTCAAGTGAATCGTACTCGGCGCCAGCGGAGCCGGTGGTCACTGGTGATGGCGTGGTGAAGGTGGGGTCGTCGTCGGAGCCGCCAGGGTTGGATCTGTATGGCCCTGGGAGATCATAGGAAGCCTGAGACTCGGGTAGGTCGTAAGCAGATGGAGGAACGAGAACATCAAGGTCTGAGAGTTCGAACGGTGGGGGATCCGCTTCGTCTGGTACGCGCACGACAGACTGCCCTCCCATGTCAATAGACTTTTGGGAGTCAGGTTCCTGATTCGAGTCAACTCGTGCACGAACCTTCTTGATCACAGCCTTGGAATCTGACGAGCGTCTTCGGTAGAACAACAAATATGCGTTAGCATTCTAGGCTGAGCGTAAGAGCACTTTGATCCAATTGGGGGTGAGGGACTTACGACCGAGTCTTCAGCGCTCGACTTGCTGACATAACTGTCGTCAAAGTGATACCATTCGCCATCGGACAAGTTCTTCGCATATGCCCGATAGTGACCTCCACCAAGACCGCCCATATGTTCATCAACCGCAAACAAGTCATACACGCATTCATCCGATTGACCGGTCTCTCCAACTCGTGAACTCAGATCAAGTCCAGAGATCGGGAACTCAACGAGAGCATCGATCTTGTCTCGCATGGCTCGGGCATTGGAGAAACGTTTGAGGTGGACGACAAGTATATCGGGTACGGACCAGAGCTCGAATCTCTTGGTTGCTTGCTGATGCTTTTTGCACCTAGGAAAATACCAGAGGTCTTCCTCGCCAAGTTGCTCTTCCTTCGTGAGTTCGTCGAGACAATCTTCGAGATCGATAGAACGCCTGCCTGAACGAGATTTGATTTGTGCATCCCGCGCCGCCTGGACTTCTGGGTGTATAAACTCCTCCCACTCGTCGAAAAGCGAAGACTCGGAGCCAAAGAAATGTGTCTGCATTGGCGATGACCACTGGCATACAAGAGCGTCAGTGGGCTTGACCAGCGGCGTGGGTTGAGACAGCTTCTCGACAATTACTGCGCTGCCATCCTCGCTCTCGGGGTCAGATAGAGTTGGGTCCGGTTTTGCCGCCTGCTCACGCGTATTCCAGTCGACCCATCGAACGGAAGAAGCATTCATATTGAACCCTGTTTCGATCCCAGTCGCTGTTACCGAGTTAAATAGTCGTAGCTCGAATAATTCGGTTTGCGGACCGATCACCTCGaagtcctcttccccttgcgGGTCAGCAGGAGGTGCGAGTTTTCCGTCATCCTGAGCGGGCTCCGTAGAcgcttcctccttggccacgATTTCCTAGGCAGGTTGCATCTCCACATCTCGAACCACCTCGACCTTCATCTAGTTGGCTTCTGGCCTGATCTCCGTCACAGCTTCGTCCGCCTCGTCCGCCTCGTCCGCCTCGTCCGCCTCGGGAGGTATTTATTCAACCAACTCCCCTTCACCATCTTCGTCCTCGCTAAGGAACAACCTAGGGCCACGATATTTCCACAAATTGCTCTTATTCTTTGTCCATCTTTCGCACCGTTCAACCACAGCTCGGTAGATCTCCTCGCGCGAACTGGCTTCAGCAGGGGTGAGTAACACAAAGAACGGTACGCCAAACGCTGTACTGCGTTGAGCCTCGGAGATGTGGAATATAGGTAGAAGGGATGGGGCGTTCGGGTCGGTTTTGGGAGGTAGTTTCGGTTTGGCGCCAAACGTAAAGGAGGACGTCTGAGGAGGAGGTTTGGCGATAGATTACACGGGAACGGGAAGTTCATATACGACTAGGGTATCTTTCTCGGCGAGTTCGGTCAAATTCATATAGTCGTCGTAAAACTTGTAGAACTTATGCGACCATACTTCCGCCGCAAGGAGCTACGAACGAGTGAGCAAAACAAAACTAATCAGTAATTATGCCAAAGCAAAATTTTATTGAATAAGAAAAGTGCTCAGTTGAATAAACATAAACCGAGTTCGCGGGTAAATGATTGCAACAGATCAAAATAGCCGAGTGGGCAGATGGCACCGCCAGGGTGGCGTGCATGGTCCAGCGTACGCGAAATCATGCGCTAGATGCGTGAATCTTTGATTAGATAACACGCAGGAGATAGAGCCCTGCTCCGGAGGTGATAGAATCTAGTGATAAAAAGGGTCGATTTGACGCATACAGCGTACGGATGGCCGAGGCGGAAAGGAAATGCGATATACGAGTCAGAGAGGCGCTTGGAAAGCGAGGTGTGATAGGGCAGCTTCGAGGGCGGGTAAAGAATTCGTAACTGTACCATTGGATGAACGCATAAAGAAACAAATCTGAGCTGGGAAAGAGGTATCCACGGCACAGATTGAggcagaagaggaacgcaGCTCGGGCGGGAAAAAGACCAGGAGTACTCACATTTTCCGCCTCGACCCCGAACCATTTGGCGAACAGCTTCTTCAGATATCCATAGCTCGAGTCCTTCGGAACCTCGATTTCGACAGCCAGCGTACGTTTTCTCGTATCCCAAGGAACCCAGTGAATGATGTGCCGCCATGTTTTCGTGACAGGCAGAGGAAGTGTAAGATACATAAAGGGATCGAATGTGATTGAGATCTGTACGAGGAATGCAACGAGTACTTTCAACCGAGACATGCACGAGTCATTGTCCGGCCTGATGCAAGAACAAACCACGCGAGGTAAAAGGGTTAAACTCACTTTGCTACATTTGGAGCATACAAGCGTGCTCTTGTACATACCCTGAAAGAGATCAACGATTATGCTATCGTTTCGCTTCTTGTGCCCTTCCCAGGTCCCCTTTGCAACCGCCTTTTGGTCACCACCTTCCTCTGGCTATTCGGGTTTCTCGAGGTATGGGTTCTTGAGCACTCGATTCAAGTCTGCAATCCGTCCAACAAGAACCCGAGAAACTGTCGGGTATCATGCTGTTGATAGCCTGAAAACGCAGGAGCGAATTTTCCCAAGGTATGTTTGAACTCTCTTGGCGCATACGAGTTTGTGGAGTTGCCCCACCTATAGCTCTTTGTCGCAGGCTCGGCGGATGAGTTGGGGGATGGATATAGGTGGTGGATAAGGGCGCCAAAGACGTTAGTGATCTGACCCTGCATGTCGAGAGGGTTATCGTAGTTCAGCCCTTGTTTATAAAGACCGGAAAGGAAGTATTCCTCGAGTTCGGGAATATGGGTCAGGCACTGGAGCGTGGAATTCATAAAACAAGTATTGCCGCTAGAATGAACAAAAAGTACAAAGAGAAAGGAAGTCGGCATGATGCCGGTTTTTGAAACGGGAGAGTGAAATTGCCAAGAGTAATGCTGAGCAATAATCTCGCAAAAACGCATATTAAACAACGGATTGGAGaatggataaatggatgaaGTAAAGCTCGTACCGTATGAGGACGAATAGAATGAAAATATGAGATGGGATATCCATCGTATATCAGGGGCAATGCGAACGTATGGGAACTTAAATTAGGGTGGAGACTCGAAACAATCGGATAAACAACCCGGTACTCACAGATTTTGTAAACCCGTGGTCCCTCGCCGTACCGCTGGGGCCGGGCTTTGCCTCTAAACGTGCTCGTTAGCGTAATTTTCAGAGTCGACATGGCGCTCGGGTGGTGACCGCCTTGCTCTTGTTTGCATCATGAGATGCTTGAAGTTTGCTAAAATATTCTGAATCTTTTCAAAAGAGTGGACCAGGTTCAGGTGCATCGTCAGGGGCTATCTCATCATTAGAAGTAGGATCGGAGAGGGTAGCGACACTCTTGGCTTCAAGAGTCCAGACTCCGGGTTGGCACTGGGTTTCAACGGCGAGGACGTCTGAGATCTTGATAAAGTCGGAGATGCGAATCTTTGAGTCTGAGGGTATAAGGAGTAGGGACCCTCGGACGATATCAGTGGGACGAAACCGTTGTGCTGGTGAGTACATTAATTAAGGTGCGTTTAACCACTGACCCTGAGTCAAGAA
It contains:
- a CDS encoding ubiquitin carboxyl-terminal hydrolase, with the protein product MSRLKVLVAFLVQISITFDPFMYLTLPLPVTKTWRHIIHWVPWDTRKRTLAVEIEVPKDSSYGYLKKLFAKWFGVEAENLRILYPPSKLPYHTSLSKRLSDSYIAFPFRLGHPYALLAAEVWSHKFYKFYDDYMNLTELAEKDTLVTSSFTFGAKPKLPPKTDPNAPSLLPIFHISEAQRSTAFGVPFFVLLTPAEASSREEIYRAVVERLFLSEDEDGEGELADEADEADEADEAEIVAKEEASTEPAQDDGKLAPPADPQGEEDFEVIGPQTELFELRLFNSVTATGIETGFNMNASSVRWVDWNTREQAAKPDPTLSDPESEDGSAVIVEKLSQPTPLVKPTDALVCQWSSPMQTHFFGSESSLFDEWEEFIHPEVQAARDAQIKSRSGRRSIDLEDCLDELTKEEQLGEEDLWYFPRCKKHQQATKRFELWSVPDILVVHLKRFSNARAMRDKIDALVEFPISGLDLSSRVGETGQSDECVYDLFAVDEHMGGLGGGHYRAYAKNLSDGEWYHFDDSYVSKSSAEDSVNANAYLLFYRRRSSDSKAVIKKVRARVDSNQEPDSQKSIDMGGQSVVRVPDEADPPPFELSDLDVLVPPSAYDLPESQASYDLPGPYRSNPGGSDDDPTFTTPSPVTTGSAGAEYDSLEEKDQDGVERLGGVAVEVTTTTTTEKKEL
- a CDS encoding Reverse transcriptase from mobile element jockey protein, whose protein sequence is MADRLANEGARAVPTPIFNRTVTWAREQATPKTARSWKKIWHEHPESRVNSKYYIPCPPALKLHPIFNSSNLGRDLECRVVQYLTGHGHYGKYHAQFNHNVDPRCACGESNKTIFH
- a CDS encoding ubiquitin carboxyl-terminal hydrolase, whose translation is MYSPAQRFRPTDIVRGSLLLIPSDSKIRISDFIKISDVLAVETQCQPGVWTLEAKSVATLSDPTSNDEIAPDDAPEPEAKPGPSGTARDHGFTKSFPYVRIAPDIRWISHLIFSFYSSSYGTSFTSSIYPFSNPLFNMRFCEIIAQHYSWQFHSPVSKTGIMPTSFLFVLFVHSSGNTCFMNSTLQCLTHIPELEEYFLSGLYKQGLNYDNPLDMQGQITNVFGALIHHLYPSPNSSAEPATKSYRWGNSTNSYAPREFKHTLGKFAPAFSGYQQHDTRQFLGFLLDGLQT